One Triticum dicoccoides isolate Atlit2015 ecotype Zavitan chromosome 3B, WEW_v2.0, whole genome shotgun sequence genomic window, CAAGATATACAGATCTGCTGATTCTTTGTTCTGCACCCATTATTTTGTTTACCCCTAGACATTGTTGAAAGCCATCTTGTTGAGTTGGGTCTGATAATTATTGCATTTTGCAGGTTATCGTGATAGATACAGAGGGCATGGAGGTGGTCGTTCATGGAGCTGACATTAAAATATTCAGCTGTTGCAAAGAGCGATATTTGACATTTCTTTGTGGATGATCATGTATTTCTGGCTCACTGGATCTTTTGGCTAGTGTCCGGTAAAGGTGGATTTATTTACTTTGGATACCATGCTGTGTTGACTGAAACTTTTTCACCCATTCTGTCTAATAGCTAGAAATGTGTCACAATCATGCAGTTTCAGTAGAAAATAGTTCAGTTGTCAGTTTTGCTGAGTGACAGCGAAACTCATATTTTGGTCCCATCAGTGTCAATACATGACGTAATTTATTTCCATAATACCATATTCACCTACGTTGGGTCCGTAATACTGAATATCAATGCATCATTAGTTTTGCGCAGTTCCTCTTCTGTTTGTTTTCCTCTTGTCACTGATGAGAAATAACTGTTGTGGTTGTCAGCTGGAACCTAGAATGGGGTTTCTTCCAATTGGTACAGTGAGATTTCCCCCCCTCTCACCATGTCACGATAAATGTAGATCGTATGGTATGGATGGTCACAGCTTCCCTTCATAAGGTTGTGGTCATAAGCATTGTTCGAACTAGACGGCCATGATAGGTGTTTGCCCGACATAGGATACTTTTGACACCATGATTGAGTTAAAAGTTCTGCACACGATGTAAGAAACATCTCTGTCAGAATGTTGTCCCATAGTGTTCTTTTGCTTAGATTTTGCATGGGGTGCATGACAAGTCAATGCCCCTACATGGAAATTGCAGTGTGAAGTTAATGACCCTGCTGGGCAGTGCTTCCCTCTAGTGGTTGCTGCTGATATATCCACATCTTTGTTAGTACCATCTTCAGCTTCCCACCAGCTTTTGCTGTACTGGTCCACGATCTTATGGTAAATAAGATCTGCCAGAACAAATTGATTTGTGGTCCTTGCTGCTGTTGCATGTCTAATACTACATCTGTCATTTGGAGTTATCTATCATGATGCCTGAAAACCGGATTTTGTTTCTACGAAGAGACTCTCTTGTTGCAGTCAGGTCCACAGTTACTTTGCAGTTTGTACCACTGCCTTGTTGAGCGTATCTTATCGCCATTTCTACATCAAAAATATGTTGGTCCTGCTATACATGTTCTTAGTACATCCGCACAGTCTTGTCTATTACTCTTGGGGCTCAAAGTTTGTTGGGTGCAATCTGCACTACAAGTTCTCTTCGGTGACCTATATTTCATCATCGGTATTTACATTAAGTCGCCTATTTGAGCTCCAATCTTACCGGTCTCATTATTTGTCCCTGCGAGCTCCCATATTGTTTTCTTTTTCAGTTGAAAGTTTGTGTTATCCCACTTGGTTGATTCCTGATTACTGTGTGGATTCCCACTTATTTCAGCTCATGGTCTTAGATCAGTGTCTCTGAACCTTTGTAGTCTGCCATTTCACTTTGTGTTAGCATTATGGTGTCCATGTGTCAAGTTGCTATCTGTCCTCTTCATGTGTCCAACTGCATATCTATGGGCATCTGTATTTGCTCATTCAGTAGGCCTCCGCTGGGTCTTGTTGTGGTCCGTACTACAGCTTTTGTGTCGCTAATAACGCTACAAGTTACCTCAGGTCAGCAAGTTTATCTACGTAAGCTGGAGGGGAAAGGAATGTTAAGTATATAGATCATCATCATTGTGCCCGACAGAGACAGCTTGTGCCCATGCCCATGCTCTGCCTCTCGTGCTCCCCAAAGCCCATCTCATTTAGTCGCTGCCGGGCACACCGGTCAGGAAGCTGCAGCAGAGGCCAGCCAAGCTAGATAGTAGATGTTGGTGTTAGATCGTAGCAGTAGCTGGATCTTCTTTGCGATCGCGAGGAATGACTTGCGTTGCAAACAAACCCTTGGTTTCTCTCTAGCATGCTTCATAGGAACCTAGCTTACATAATGGAAACAAGAAAGGACAAGTACTCATAAAAGGAAGAAGCCTGTGATCTTGAGATACCACtctctactactccctctgtaaagaagtataaaagcatttagatcactacttcagTGATCTAAAtcgtttgtatatttctttacggagagaGTAGTATACTACGTGTTTATGCTTGGCAATTTCAGCCGTCTGCTCTTGAAAGCATCCCCCAAAAGGATCCAGCTCCTTTGCCCTTTCTTTCACTGGATGTGACAGCATCTCTTTGCAGCTGCAACTGAAAATTTGCAGGATCCAACAAAGCTGAACTCACACTGTCCATCCATCTATCCATCCATCCTCTCCATGTTGGACTTCTCTGGTATCTCTCTAGGACCTATGTACTTCCCGCTGGACTAGAAATCGATAGATGGCGGTAGGGTAGGGACATGGATCCTCTACGTAGCAATCCCTGATATACCCTGCCTTTGAGTCATTGACAGGCGGGCCCCATGCTTCGTGGGACCCATCTGTCAGTGACTCAAAGGTAAAATAGCCcacatcaggggatcctcatccggtagGGTATACCAGCCTACAACCAAAGCCCTTAGCGGTAGGGGTGCACGACCTAGCCCCAACCCAACTTTATTGATCAGACACAGCCCCAGCTTTGCAGCGGCCGAAAGTCCTATCACCTGGTTGCATTGCGTTGCCATCACACGCAGGGCCATCTAGCATTTTCTTTTGCGGGGAAAAAGCTTTTCATTGATCAACCATGATGATTACTACATTCAGAATCACACCATTAGGGGGGTTTCAGAGCCAACACGCCGCGCGCTGCTGCGTATCGACCcatgcaagcaagcaagcaaaccaCCTAGCATTTCAAACCATGGAGCAAAGCAGATGGCAAAGTTCTTCCATGTATACATAGATGATATATCTATTCCTTGTGACACAAGCACTATACTACTACTTATACTACTATAACAGCATGCATCATCGGTCAGAGTCTCCCTCTGCTATGATTAACGAGCCACAGTGATCATCAGTGGCACCTACTACTCCTTGGCTAATTAAGCTCCCCTACAACACTTCTACATGCCCCCCTATGTACTCACATCAGATGTTGCCTAGCTAGCTTACTCCTTGAAGGGGCTTTTAACCTTGCTATGGATAACACCACATACTTGTAGCAGTAGCATTATGTATATGCACATGTAACTTGAGCCTTTGGCTGGCTTGGCTGCTGCCGGGAGTTGATCAAGGACGATGGTCCGAGTAACGGGTAGCTAGTCTTTGGCGGTGACCCTGATGGGCATGCCTCCCTTGAGGCGCACGGTGGGGAAGTTGACGATGTGGTCCTCCTCGGCCACCCACCTGCATCCATTCCAATCCAACGTCATTGTCATTGTCAGGCAACAAACGATAGTACATCATACATATATGTCGTGGATCTCGCCGTCAGCCACACGATCTTGATGCGCATGCATCTCAGCATTAATCtgcttgttttatttttatttagtaGTGTGCGGTGCAGTGCCCACTTGCATATACTCCTACTACTACTATGCAATAGGTTATAGGAGTGTAAAAAATATGTGCAAATCTTGATGGGCACAAACATATGCTACCAACAGGCTCATATTCTACTACGTACTGGCCAAGGTGAAAAACGTAAAGGGCGATTGTTTTTTGTGGTACGTACTGCAAATGCAAAGAAACAAAAACAGCCATGCTGCCATGCAGCGGCGCCATGCCCTGGCGCGCCGGTCAAAGTGAGAGGCGCATGCGCGCGCATATTTTATTGGGTTTCTTTCATGCAGCAGCAGCTCAATCACGATCCGGACCGGAGCAGACACGAAGCATGTCATCCGTCTGATCCAGCCGGTCGAGCACTCCCGTTTGACCACCAGAGGAGTCAACCGCCACATTACATGCATGTCGCCAAACTTTTCCACCACGTAGTGCAGTATGTACGTAGGAGTATTCCACAGGCCGATAGACCGATGACGTACGTGCCCATATACCAGTATAGTGCACTTGGACTTTGGATCATGCGGCCGCCCCACTGGAGCAGCACTATAGCGCGTACCTAGTCACCTACTGCACTACGCCGTGCGGGCACTGTGCGGCAGCGGCCGCCGACGACTGGCACGTGCGGATGCCGGCGCCGCAGCGGCAGGCACAAGGGTGGGTGCGGGTGTCCCCCTCGCACGTGCTGGTGGGGGGTGCGGCGCATGTCGTGTCGACGCCGCACGCGTACATAGCTGTGAACACGCACTGGGTATGGATGATGCTTGTGTACACACGTGCGGCCGGCGTGCCCTTGTGCTCGGTCTTCGGTCTCGATCCCACACGGACGGACGGACGCACGCGTGCGGCCGCTACGAGTAGGAGCCATATAGCCTTCCTCCTAGCCCTCCTATGGCATGGTAGGAGTCGGCGCTACTTGTTGGTGGCCGGCCGCGTCGCACGTGTGGCCCCACGCGCCAACGGAACGGACCCCCCCGTCCCTCCTCTCTCGACGCAAAGCCCAACCTCTATATAGGCAGGGTCCGTCGGTGTAGGGTAGTGTGGTAGTGTAGGGGTCCCTTCCCTTGGCCTGGGCCTGGACCTGGACCTCCCTAGCTAGCTTTCATCTGCCTGTACTGTCATAGATTGAAGAAGATCCGAACCTCCCTTCCCAAATTATTGGCGACCCCGGTCGACCGATATCACGTCAATGCACCCAGTGCAAACAGCAGTATTTCGGCGAAGAATGCGCGGCGTAATTTTACAGTCTTTGAGAGGGGGAAATGGTGCGTTATCTGACACTCAAGCGGAGACCAAAGGCTTGGCCGACTCTCTCTAATGTAAAAAACGCTGGAGGGAGTAAAATCTAATAAGTTGTGCGGGCGAATCAAGTCTTAAAATATCTCTTCGTGCTACGACCTCTGTTACTAGGACATTGTATATACATGCATTGTGCGTTAGAATGGCAAAGAAAACAAAGCTATTTGCTAGGCTCAAGTGATGTGATGGGGAGATGAGAGACATGTCTATATATCCGAGTGGTTCTCGATCATTTATGCATGCAACCAACGATGAAGGACCGGAGAGTAGCTGGCAGGCAGGCTAGGTGGTGTGATGCTTGCATGCACGGGTGAGAATGAGAGCGGGAGCGACGAGTGATCCATGAATACATACATACCTGAAGCTGGTGACCAAGTGGTGGAGAAAGATGGAAGCTTCCAGCCTGGCCAGATCCAGGCCCGGGCACAGCCTCTGCCCACCACCAAAAGGGGTGAAGCTGCTAGTGCTCATGTCCTTCTCCTGTTGATTGACACACTTTTTTTTTCAGACCGATAAACACATTATTAGGTTTCCCAAAATCAAATGGCAATCATATAAAGCTCCACAACTGGTATAGCACAGCACCCCACCATTTTTCATCATTTTTCCTTTTAGGTTATTCCTATCATGCATGATTTGCTCAGCGTTTCGTGTTCTTAAACCCACATGCCAGGAGTCCCACAAGACCCACTCATCGAACCCCCCTACCATGTTGGTGTTGCCTAAAGGAgtagcaactggatgagcatctcTACCAAATGTGGGGCTCGTCCTCACCTTCCACCTCCATGGATTGAACTTGCAGGGATCCTTGTAGAGCATGTCGTCGAGGTGGACCGACCGGAAGTACATGAACACACGCCATCCTTTGGGGatgagatgccccttcacttcgacGTCGCGGACCGCCTTGCGCATGATCCCACTGATGATGTTCCCAATCCGCAGCGTCTCCGTTATCACCTACATGTAAAATGTCTTATTTATAGAATGGAAACGAAGATATTATGTAAATCAAGGTGCTAATCTTGATAGTATTTCTTACATGCTGCGTGAATGACAAGGACATGTAGTCAGTCCATTGCAAGGTTTCACCCAGGTCGGTTTTTCTCATCTTGAGCTGCATGTTCTCCTCCTGGCACAGTCAAAATGTGTCACCAATCATTGTCGCATAAAATGATTAGTACCCCCTCAGTCCCATAATGTAAGGAGTTTTTTTGACAGTCTCGTAATGTAAGAAGTTTTTTTGACAACATTATGGGACTGAGGGAGTACTACTGAAATAAAAGGTCCCAAATTTTTTTCTACCGCAGGAAAAATCGAGATAGCTATTACCTAGGCATGTTCCCTAACAGTACTTGGCCCGCAGAGGCTTGAATGAGTTCATTGTTCACATGGCATCAAGACAGAAACAGAGTCGACACACGAGTAATTTCTACACACTGTAGCGCTGTAAATGGAAACTAGTGAATGGCATGATGCTGCTGCTTGCGCAATAGGATGTACTACATGCTAGCTAGGGAATGTTCACGGCCCTTCTGTTTCACCAACTGATGAAACTGTATCTCAGAAACATACATGTACTACTCCAGAAACAACAATAGTGATTGGTTTGATTTACCATTTTGTTCTGTTCAACTTAGTTTTTCATAGGGTGGAAATTAGTTAACAGTGGTACATGAGTAGATATTTTGGTTGCACTAGCTGGACAAATTAGCACTTGCCATCATGCCATCAGGTGTCAAAAGCTATGTGACAAGGATTAGGTGCCATGACAGTGTCCAAAATAAAGTAAAGCGACGGCATAGTAGAGTAAGTAACAACATGACTGATGAATCGACCGAGTTAGATGCCACATCTCATGATGCTAAGCACTTGAGTGTGAAGGTGGTGGCCAATTTCGATGGGATGTGTGTGTACCTGACATTATCcattaacaatgtgtgtgtgtgcatgtcttGTTGCAGAGTTGGGCTACAGTTTTTTAGGCACATAGGTAGTGTAAACAACAATAGTTAATCCTCACGTCACGTAGATGCCAACAAGAAAGGCATGGACCAAGGTTGGCACGATCCTTTATGTGATGACAACGATCTAAAAAATTCTTCTGTACTACCTCCAGTTTTGCTCAAGACACAGATGAACTGAACTGTGtgacacccgcaaaaaaaaagaattgAATTATGTGAGAAGTAAAAGACGAGTTCATGTCTGGCTTGAATTGGCAGGTTTGCGATGTTCATGCACAttcagcaaaaaaaaaaaagataacTGTTGATTCTAATTTGTTCAGATTAATCAGTTGGGCTCTGGCTCCAGCTGACCAGAATGCTGACAGAAACTAAGTAGTATCAGTGAGATGGAGTTTTAGAAGGTACCTCAAGCTGTTGCAAGGCGAGGGGGCACTCGCTGAGGAACTTGACGGCGAGCGTGATGAGCACCGGCACGGAGTCCTCGGCGGGGATCATGAAGTCGATCATGTTGTCGGATATGAGCTCGTCGGTGAGCTCCTCACTGCCGTCGCCCATGAGCACGTCGATGGCGTCTCTCGgcgcgccgccgccgtcgagggccctcctcctcctcttctcctgtaTGATCCTCTGTACGACCCTCGCCATCCTCTTCTTGGCCTG contains:
- the LOC119275034 gene encoding cytochrome P450 90D2-like isoform X2 gives rise to the protein MSVSWPAPSTCAAAGALLAAAWLLCFRLFPAVARPRRRAMKTGAQLPPGSFGWPVVGETLDFVSCAYSPRPEAFVDKRRLRYGSAVFRSHLFGSATVVTADAEVNRFVLQSDARSFVPWYPRSLTELMGKSSILVINGSLQRRVHGLVGAFFKSPQLKAQVTADMQRLLAPALAAWREQGPGARLRIQDHAKTIVFQILVRALIGLEAGPEMQQLKQQFQEFIVGLMSLPIKLPGTRLYRSLQAKKRMARVVQRIIQEKRRRRALDGGGAPRDAIDVLMGDGSEELTDELISDNMIDFMIPAEDSVPVLITLAVKFLSECPLALQQLEEENMQLKMRKTDLGETLQWTDYMSLSFTQHVITETLRIGNIISGIMRKAVRDVEVKGHLIPKGWRVFMYFRSVHLDDMLYKDPCKFNPWRWKEKDMSTSSFTPFGGGQRLCPGLDLARLEASIFLHHLVTSFRWVAEEDHIVNFPTVRLKGGMPIRVTAKD
- the LOC119275034 gene encoding cytochrome P450 90D2-like isoform X1 translates to MSVSWPAPSTCAAAGALLAAAWLLCFRLFPAVARPRRRAMKTGAQLPPGSFGWPVVGETLDFVSCAYSPRPEAFVDKRRLRYGSAVFRSHLFGSATVVTADAEVNRFVLQSDARSFVPWYPRSLTELMGKSSILVINGSLQRRVHGLVGAFFKSPQLKAQVTADMQRLLAPALAAWREQGPGARLRIQDHAKTIVFQILVRALIGLEAGPEMQQLKQQFQEFIVGLMSLPIKLPGTRLYRSLQAKKRMARVVQRIIQEKRRRRALDGGGAPRDAIDVLMGDGSEELTDELISDNMIDFMIPAEDSVPVLITLAVKFLSECPLALQQLEEENMQLKMRKTDLGETLQWTDYMSLSFTQHVITETLRIGNIISGIMRKAVRDVEVKGHLIPKGWRVFMYFRSVHLDDMLYKDPCKFNPWRWKCVNQQEKDMSTSSFTPFGGGQRLCPGLDLARLEASIFLHHLVTSFRWVAEEDHIVNFPTVRLKGGMPIRVTAKD